In Lycium barbarum isolate Lr01 chromosome 9, ASM1917538v2, whole genome shotgun sequence, the DNA window GGTTCGGGTCAACAGAGAGAGCAGCTCGACAATCTCTCAAGGCGCCCATAGCATCACCTATATGCTCATGAAATGCAGCGCGCAGGTGTAGAAGATGAAGATCAGCTTTGAATGAAATGGCCCTAGACAGTTCTTCAATGGCTTCCTTCTCCTTGTGGTTGTCCATCAGAACTACGACCAATTAACAACCGTTAATCAAAAGAGTTTAAGTACTATGCACGGACAGTTTAAAAAAATATTTGCACCATCAGGTCACTTAAATGTAATTAGAACAGGGAGTCGAGTATTAATTGGTAACCTCAAACCGTATCTAACCTACTTTAATAGGTAAGACTACACAGGTAGTGCAAAAGATCTCCACAATATCCGTGCATATAATTAAATCCTAATGAAAGACTACTATAACATGTTTTTGTCAAAGCTATGCAATTGCCGGAAATACAAATGCCTACTAACGGAACAGAGAGAGGGAAGGTTAATTTTTCTCTCATAAAGCCCCATCTTGATATACTATTTATATAATCCTATGTTATTATTataagggcaaaggtgcaaatatacccctaactttgcgatttagagcagatatgcccttcgttacaaaagtggtgtatatatatccctgccattacaaaatggtgcaaatatagccctgcagttacaaaatggtgcaaatatacctttttcactgacgggatttttttttaaaatcatttaatttattttttaattaaaaaaaaaaagtctacctaatattttctttagtagacataattttctaaagccacatggtaatttttttttctggtgtgtcgggtttggtaagtttaaaaaaatatcttcgtgactttaaaaaaataggtctacccattttttttaaacgaaccagacccgacccaccagaaaaaaaaattactatgtggctttagaaaagtatgtctactaaaaaaaaaaatgggtagactttttttttaaagtcacgtggctagtttttaattaaaaaataacctaaatgatttttttttttaaaaatctgtctgcgaaaagggtatatttgcaccattttgtaacggcaggggtatatttgcaccattttgtaacggcaggggtatatatacaccacttttgaaacgagggatatatctgctctaaatcgcaaagttgaggggtatatttgcaccttcgcccaaaatcaaaatcaaataaaGAATTTGAGCTGCAATGAGTAATTCGATAATGTTTATTATTAATAGTAGTTGAATATAGATCTAAGTATCTCTACAACAACATCAtaccagtgaaatcccacaaagtggggtctggggagggtagagggTACGcgaaccttacccctaccttggggagtagagaggctgtttccggtaAATCTAACTGTATAATAAGTGTAAAAGAACGTCGAACATTCTTGCATTTTTCTTCTTCAGATCAAGACGAATAAAACTAAAAACTGAACTGAATAAAGggtggagaaaaagagagaactTATACCTGCAGCTCGATATCTGTAAGGGTAAACTCTAAGAGGATCTAGACGAGTGACCATCTCCAGGTCAGCCTTTGTGCGGTCACGGTCACAGTACTCTGATCTCTTCTCGTAAGCAGATGCGTTATTCTTGGCCTTCTCAATCAGTTTGGTCATCTCATCATAAGCAGCCACCTTATCATTTCTCAAGTAATGGACACGAGCAAGACCTTGGTGTGCCCGGGTATGCCGGATTTTAAGGGCATTAATGTAGCAATCAGCTGCAGCATCCAATTTACCGCAGTCAACATAGACACTCCCAAGATTGTTCAGGGCCTACCCAAGGAAAACATGTCAGAGATATGCACACTTTTAGTAATAGCAACTTCTAAAAAAGGTAGTAGTAGCAACTTAACAAAAAATTAGAAAAACATAAGAGCACTGGTAGAAGGGGAGACAGTTTTGTCCTCTTTCTTAGATGCTATTTAAATTATGTACCATCTAGGTACCTTTGAATAAACTTTACCTTATTAAAAAGAGTAAAGGgccaaaaacacacctcaactatcacaTTTTTTTGAGTTTCCTACTTGAACTATCATATGTGGGAGttttctacctaaactatcaccaagtAGTttacaaaacacacctcaactatcagttgttcactgTTCACTTTCCTAcctgatagtttaggtatgaaactcaaATAAGAGTGATACTTGAGGTGCGTTTCTGACCCATttctctataaaaaaaaaaaatcctcaaaAAAGGACCACTATTCCTTGTTAGCATCGTGTGAATACAGTTTAGTTGCTACATTCTATCTACAAATTTAGCATGGTTACCTAGAAATGCTGTGGAGATTCCGGATACAAAGTGACATACCTGACCTTTGCGAAGCCTATCGGAAGGGCATCGCAAGGCGTCCTCAAGAAGTGATATGACAGTTTGTGAACAAGATGCATCAAGGGTAGAGTCAGCTAAAGCGTACGCTTTCAGGAAGAAGGCTTCAAAAGATCTCTTGATGCTGATAGACTCTTCTGCTTTCTGTAGACCTTCTTCACAGTGACCAGTATCATATAAGATCCATCCCTCGTAGACCAAACGTTCGTGTTCGCTAGATGCATGGTGGCGAGCCAACTGTAAACTCCTCATGGCTGCATCTGGACAGTTCAATCTGATAAAGCATTTAAGAGTACAAAATGACATTCAGTTCAAAAAAATTCTGTTTACAGAGCATTTGATCATTGGCATATAGATCATCCTCTACGAAGAGAATAAAGTAGAGCCAATCTAGAATTTCTGATATTATCAAGAGTATCTACAGTAGTTGCTAGACATAATTGTCAGGCATGAGCATTGTATATTTACCCCCGGAGACATTCAGGATAAAGTGAATATATTACTCTGTTACTTCGAAAGTAGCCAGTGGACACAGGAATTATCTGCAGGACTAAATTACTTTTTCCAATATAGTTGAGGGAGAGGGACAAGAGTTTCTCCCATGGAATTGAACGCTCTTTCACCCTCATCTCTCACCAAATCCCATTTACTCCGAAATTACATAAGCCcacttctattttttaaaaaaaacaaaaactttcgaacttaTCAAATATCACCTTCTACTCCAGTTTGGATATTTCTCCTTAAAATACTCCATAATTTTGCTTTATCGAAAAAAGTACTCTATAATTTCACATATGCTCCAACCTGAACCTAATCAAACAAGactttaaggggtcgtttggcaaGGTGTATTAGGTAGAATAATGATGGTATAAAATTTTAGTACAATGTCTAGTTGCAAATTTAAGTCTAGTACAACTAATAGCAGCATTACTTATACGCCGCCCTATTCAGtactatttttatacataataaaCAATGGCATTCACAATACCAGTACTATTCTTATACTTATACTGACCCTATTTAGTAATATTTAGAgattatgcaatgcatgttatttttaatataaCAAACCAAGCAGTCGAGAGGAAATAATCCCAGCATTactaatcccagcataacttgcctttgaaccaaacgacccctaacttCATTTCGGACATAGCTGCACAACAGGGTCTCATTCAAAAAAGGTTTTGTGGTGCTGAAGAGTGATGATCTCTGCCCTCTCTCCTCCACCTTCTggccaaaagaaaaataaattccAAAAACCTAATAAAAGAACCTTGAAAGGAAACCAAAAAAAATTACTGTCTCCATCCCAGAATGATGGATGGGGTTTGGAGTACAAAGGTCAACACATCTATTTTTGGTGTGAATTCGAACACGAGTTCTTTTTCATTTAATCAAATGTTTGGCAACTAAATAAAACCACTCTGATTTATAGTTTTTTATAGTTAAGTGTatgaaaatatttgaagaactcATAACTAAAGAAGAAATTAGTTGACACCTGGGTCATGCGAACTAAGTCTGGTATTTAAGCGGTGAAGCATAGAGAGCGGGCCCATTATCCCCGAGTTTCGAGGGCTGCAATTCGCCCTAGGGGTTGACCCAAATGGGTTTATCAGTCATCAAGAAAAAAATTACAACATCAGTATACAACGTTTCTTATACCCACCAGTGTCAGGGGCTTCCAAATAGGAAGAAACAAGACAAACACACAAACAAAAGGAGAGACAAGCTGCACTTTTTGGCGATGAATGAGATAGAGCACCAAAAAAAGCCGGAAGTCCAATACAATAcaggaaaatatttttctgtCGTAACAATACtcctaaattatttattttttcgaGACTGGTAACATGTATACTCCTAAATTATTTATCAAAAATAAGAAAATTGTACCCCTAATTTATATGTCGTCCCAAAGCATGATGCAGACGAAAATGAAAAGCATGTCAAAAGGAACCATCATCAATTGCAGCACGAAGCAACAGTAATAGAAGTTGAGGATAAGCATATTGAGAAGTGAAAAGAATTGTCAAAGAAATACTACTAAACAGGTCATGAGACCAGAATGAAATTAAAATGGCAATCAAATGCAGATATCCTAATTAGAAATAAACATGGTAAAGAACTAGACCTTGTAGAGTTTGCAGCCTCAATCAATCAACTATGCTTCAACCACAAACTAGTTGGGTTCAGAAATATGAATCATTTACCCGTAGTCTACTCTTTTTAGGCCCATTACATTCTCAAAATGTGTGTTTCAAGACAATTAAATGTTCTCCAAAACTAGGCTATCTAGATCTCATACTTATCCTAACACCGATATACAAATCTCTAGCAAATCAAGAAGAGTCTGGCAAACACTGGACCTAATGTAAGCATGAAAAGAAATAAACCATAATCCTACCTAGCTAGTATCGCCTATACAGATTCTGTGCTTCCAGTATCCTACCTAGCTAGTATCGCCTATACAGATTCTGTGCTtccagtattttttttttttaagcagaGTATGTATGGATCTGAGAAATTGTAGGCTTTACCTGGCAGTCATTTGACCATAGATTCgaaatattttcactttattttaaCTTTATGGAGTAGGAGTTGAAGATGGAATTGagtttggttatactttttgcaaagaatattttgaATATGTACATGCTTGAATGTacttaaatacaacttcaaaagtgaaaagtgaGTTGGAAAACAGGTTATAAGCTGTTTTCCAACTTGAAGTTTTCCAatttgaaatacaacttcaagttggatttggaattttCATTGCCAAACACTGATttccaatttccagaaaaaggtgaaaaatttctatggccaaacgggtccctAGTATCTCAGAATACCATCTCACAGGTCGAAAATATGAGTTTCACAACAAGAAGTAAAGAACGAGCTTCACACTTTACAAGCCAAATAAACAAAAAGTGGGATTACCGGAGGAGAAGCAGGGACTGTCTGAAGTAAAGAACACCTCTTGCTGCATCAGACTCGAGCATTTGGTATATTACTGAAAGAGATCCAATATCGTCAACCGAAGACCATCTATCATACAACTGCAGCCAACAATCGGCTTCAGTCCAATTCTCCACATGCTCGCGCAGAAGAGTACGGAGTTGCAATGCCGCGACTCTTCCTTCAAACACACGATAATCTGGTCGAAGTGTGAGGATTGCCTGTATATCACATATTGCTAATCGGTAGTCCTCTAGGGCAAGGTAAAAACAAAAGCGGAGCTCCAAGCACTCCAATGCCAGTTTGAATCCCAGGATTCTGTTTATTTCTGAAAGAGCAGCTTCAGCATTTTGCTTCCTCATCAACGATGCAGCTCGATACATGTACGGGTATGTCAGTGTCGGATCAAGCTCGGTTGCTTTCTCAAGCTCGTCCCATCTCTTTTCTCCCTCACAATATAGCGACCTCTCTTGGTACATCCATCCAAGGGGAGTTGAGGAAGAAATAACGCTACTGAGTTTCTCATATGCCCACCGTTTATGACCCTCTATTTGACCTAATCTAGCCAAACCAATAACCGAATAAGTGTGACCCAAATTAAAAGCAGCCTCAAAGAGCTTTTCAG includes these proteins:
- the LOC132610789 gene encoding ETO1-like protein 1, translated to MRTFFPSESCKETHLKSINPQSWLQVERGKLAKFSSESASSIDSLTKVQEPPILPFFKPVDYVEVLAKIHEELESCSPQERSNLYLLQFQVFKGLGEVKLMRRSLRSAWSKANTVYEKLVFGAWLKYEKQDEELISHLLSTCGKCAKEFGAIDIASEMPAYKKLSPQGVVEDPCPRTVSFRIGDDKIACDRQKIASLSAPFHTMLNGCFTESFCEEIDLSENNISPLAMRVINEFSSTGLLNEVSPDLLLEMLVFANKFCCESLRDACDRKLASLISCRQDAVELLECALEENAPVLAASCLQVFLRELPDSLKDGQVVELLSNSTRQQRSIMIGPASFSLYCLLSEVSMNLDPRSDESVRFLTTLVDSAETSQQKMVAYHRLGCVKFLRKELDEAEKLFEAAFNLGHTYSVIGLARLGQIEGHKRWAYEKLSSVISSSTPLGWMYQERSLYCEGEKRWDELEKATELDPTLTYPYMYRAASLMRKQNAEAALSEINRILGFKLALECLELRFCFYLALEDYRLAICDIQAILTLRPDYRVFEGRVAALQLRTLLREHVENWTEADCWLQLYDRWSSVDDIGSLSVIYQMLESDAARGVLYFRQSLLLLRLNCPDAAMRSLQLARHHASSEHERLVYEGWILYDTGHCEEGLQKAEESISIKRSFEAFFLKAYALADSTLDASCSQTVISLLEDALRCPSDRLRKGQALNNLGSVYVDCGKLDAAADCYINALKIRHTRAHQGLARVHYLRNDKVAAYDEMTKLIEKAKNNASAYEKRSEYCDRDRTKADLEMVTRLDPLRVYPYRYRAAVLMDNHKEKEAIEELSRAISFKADLHLLHLRAAFHEHIGDAMGALRDCRAALSVDPNHQEMLELHSRVNSQEP